A stretch of the Phaeodactylum tricornutum CCAP 1055/1 chromosome 15, whole genome shotgun sequence genome encodes the following:
- a CDS encoding predicted protein, with amino-acid sequence MGAPNMGKSTLLNALLEEDLCIATARPQTTRHAILGLMSTDKCQVCLVDTPGVIEDPAYELQEGMMEAVTGAVATSDVLLVVTDVFSTPIPDDELFLKVQRTRKPVLVAINKIDLAKKVNKAAEENRDKTVTVEEAVAFWRAQLPNALCILPLSASQGINNVGVVAMRRILTELLPISPPLYDPETLTDRPERFIASEIVRSALFQVLKKELPYCCEVRIREFKEPKEEGEVIRIAADVLVERDSQKVIVIGKNGAQVKEIGVIAREKLEAFFRHQIFLNLSVKVDKDWRKNTRKLTEYGYMKPKR; translated from the exons ATGGGGGCGCCGAATATGGGCAAGTCAACGCTGCTGAACGCACTTCTGGAAGAGGACCTGTGCATTGCGACGGCCCGTCCCCAAACGACTCGTCACGCTATTTTGGGTCTCATGTCTACCGATAAATGCCAGGTCTGTTTAGTTGACACGCCCGGGGTGATTGAAGACCCCGCCTACGAGCTGCAGGAAGGTATGATGGAAGCCGTTACAGGTGCTGTGGCGACTTCTGACGTTCTTTTGGTCGTTACGGACGTCTTTTCTACACCTATACCCGATGACGAATTGTTTCTCAAAGTTCAGAGAACACGAAAACCGGTACTAGTAGCGATCAATAAAATCGACTTGGCAAAAAAAGTAAACAAAGCAGCGGAGGAGAATCGAGACAAGACGGTGACGGTCGAAGAAGCCGTAGCGTTCTGGCGAGCCCAGTTGCCGAATGCCCTCTGCATTCTTCCGCTATCGGCTTCGCAAGGAATCAACAATGTTGGTGTGGTGGCGATGAGAAGGATTCTCACGG AACTCTTACCGATTAGTCCCCCGCTGTACGATCCGGAAACACTAACGGATCGGCCGGAACGCTTCATTGCGTCGGAAATTGTTCGGTCCGCTCTCTTCCAGGTACTGAAGAAAGAGTTGCCGTACTGCTGCGAGGTGAGAATTCGAGAGTTCAAGGAACCAAAAGAGGAGGGTGAAGTAATACGGATTGCGGCGGACGTTCTAGTAGAACGCGACTCTCAAAAGGTAATTGTTATTGGTAAGAATGGCGCTCAGGTGAAAGAGATTGGCGTGATCGCGCGGGAGAAGCTGGAAGCCTTTTTTCGgcaccaaatttttttgaaCTTGTCGGTGAAAGTCGACAAAGACTGGCGAAAGAATACTCGCAAGCTTACTGAGTATGGATACATGAAACCCAAAAGGTAA